The following are encoded in a window of Amycolatopsis lexingtonensis genomic DNA:
- the secG gene encoding preprotein translocase subunit SecG, whose protein sequence is MKLFLQILLIVSSVLLVVAVLLHRGRGGGLSSLFGGGMQSSLAGSSVAEKNLDRITLLLGAVWLISIVGLGLLLKV, encoded by the coding sequence ATGAAGCTGTTCCTGCAAATCCTGTTGATCGTCTCCAGCGTCCTGCTGGTGGTCGCCGTGCTGCTGCACCGTGGCCGGGGCGGTGGCCTGTCGTCGCTGTTCGGCGGTGGGATGCAGTCGAGCCTGGCCGGGTCGAGCGTGGCCGAGAAGAACCTCGACCGGATCACCCTGCTGCTGGGCGCGGTCTGGCTGATCAGCATCGTGGGCCTGGGTCTGCTGCTCAAGGTGTGA
- a CDS encoding RNA polymerase-binding protein RbpA: MVGGNAIRGTRVGAGPTGESERGESAPRRRVAYWCANGHEARPSFALDAEIPDEWDCPRCGLPGGQDEKNPPAAPRTEPYKTHLAYVKERRSDSDGEAILAEALERLRKRREIL; encoded by the coding sequence ATGGTTGGCGGTAACGCGATTCGGGGCACCAGGGTGGGTGCCGGTCCTACGGGCGAATCGGAACGGGGTGAATCGGCGCCACGGCGCCGCGTAGCTTATTGGTGCGCCAACGGCCACGAGGCCCGGCCGTCGTTCGCGCTCGACGCGGAAATCCCCGACGAGTGGGACTGCCCCCGCTGCGGGCTTCCGGGTGGGCAGGACGAGAAGAACCCGCCGGCCGCGCCGCGGACGGAGCCCTACAAGACACACCTGGCCTACGTGAAGGAGCGCCGCAGCGACTCCGACGGCGAGGCCATCCTGGCGGAGGCGTTGGAGCGCCTGCGCAAGCGCCGGGAAATCCTCTAA
- a CDS encoding FAD-dependent oxidoreductase, translating to MNSIAIVGAGLGGLACARVLQLHGVDVTVFEQEASAEARPQGGTLDMHGDTGQVALRTAGLHDRFRELARPEGQQMRALDPHTAEVVIDETPEGDFRPEIDRGQLRGLLLDSLAPGTVQWGQAITGVSGAQLAFADGGTRDFDLVIGADGAWSRVRQALTGVRPVYSGVTFVEFGHDGASDLAALTGHGTMVTKTGGHALFAQRTSNGDVRCYAVFYAPENWHAGLDFADTEAVRANLLERYAGWHPEVLRFLADVDGGFTHRPLHVLPVPHAWTHTPGLTLLGDAAHLMPPLGVGANLALLDGTELATALATAPSVDEAVMAYEAGMLPRSIETAKACASGLDDLLSDDLHSMAA from the coding sequence ATGAACTCCATCGCGATCGTCGGCGCCGGCCTCGGCGGCCTGGCCTGTGCCCGCGTCCTGCAGCTGCACGGCGTCGACGTCACCGTTTTCGAACAAGAAGCGTCGGCCGAGGCCCGCCCCCAAGGCGGCACGCTCGACATGCACGGCGACACCGGCCAGGTCGCCCTCCGCACCGCCGGCCTGCACGACCGGTTCCGCGAACTGGCCCGCCCCGAGGGGCAGCAGATGCGCGCCCTCGACCCGCACACCGCCGAAGTCGTCATCGACGAAACCCCCGAAGGCGACTTCCGCCCCGAAATCGACCGCGGCCAGCTCCGCGGCCTCCTCCTGGACTCGCTCGCGCCCGGCACCGTCCAGTGGGGACAGGCGATCACCGGCGTCTCCGGCGCCCAGCTGGCTTTCGCGGACGGCGGGACCCGGGACTTCGACCTCGTCATCGGCGCGGACGGCGCGTGGTCGCGCGTCCGCCAGGCCCTGACCGGCGTCCGGCCGGTCTACAGCGGCGTCACGTTCGTCGAGTTCGGCCACGACGGCGCCTCGGACCTCGCGGCACTGACCGGCCACGGCACGATGGTGACCAAGACGGGCGGGCACGCCCTCTTCGCGCAGCGCACGAGCAACGGCGACGTCCGCTGCTACGCCGTGTTCTACGCCCCCGAGAACTGGCACGCGGGCCTCGACTTCGCCGACACCGAAGCTGTGCGCGCGAACCTGCTCGAGCGCTACGCCGGCTGGCACCCGGAGGTGCTCCGGTTCCTGGCCGACGTCGACGGCGGGTTCACCCACCGGCCGCTGCACGTCCTGCCGGTCCCCCACGCGTGGACGCACACGCCGGGCCTCACGCTGCTCGGCGACGCGGCCCACCTGATGCCGCCGCTCGGGGTCGGCGCGAACCTCGCCCTCCTCGACGGCACCGAGCTCGCGACCGCGCTGGCGACGGCGCCGAGCGTGGACGAGGCGGTCATGGCGTACGAGGCCGGGATGCTGCCGCGGTCGATCGAAACCGCGAAGGCGTGCGCGAGCGGTCTAGACGACCTGCTCAGCGACGACCTCCACTCGATGGCGGCCTGA
- the tpiA gene encoding triose-phosphate isomerase, which yields MARKPFIAGNWKMNQNHLEAIALVQKIAFALPEKYYAKVDVAVLPPFTDIRSVQTLVDGDKLSLTYGAQDIAPQDSGAYTGDISGLMLAKLGCKFVAVGHSERREYHAETDELVNKKVKAALKHGITPILCIGEKLEVREAGEHIHHTTTQLIEGLKGLKAEQVQSVVVAYEPVWAIGTGKVASSADAEEVCKAIRATLQEKYGDEVASSVRVLYGGSVKSGNISELVGCENIDGALVGGASLDGEEFTKLCALAAGGPLP from the coding sequence GTGGCACGCAAGCCGTTCATCGCCGGCAACTGGAAGATGAACCAGAACCACCTCGAGGCGATCGCGCTCGTCCAGAAGATCGCCTTCGCGCTGCCGGAGAAGTACTACGCGAAGGTCGACGTGGCGGTGCTGCCGCCGTTCACCGACATCCGCAGCGTGCAGACCCTGGTCGACGGCGACAAGCTGTCGCTGACCTACGGCGCCCAGGACATCGCGCCGCAGGACTCGGGCGCCTACACCGGTGACATCTCCGGCCTGATGCTGGCGAAGCTGGGCTGCAAGTTCGTCGCCGTCGGGCACTCGGAGCGGCGCGAGTACCACGCCGAGACCGACGAGCTGGTCAACAAGAAGGTCAAGGCCGCGCTCAAGCACGGCATCACGCCGATCCTCTGCATCGGGGAGAAGCTCGAGGTCCGCGAGGCCGGCGAGCACATCCACCACACCACGACGCAGCTGATCGAGGGTCTGAAGGGCCTCAAGGCCGAGCAGGTCCAGAGCGTGGTCGTCGCGTACGAGCCGGTCTGGGCGATCGGCACCGGCAAGGTCGCCTCCTCGGCCGACGCAGAAGAGGTCTGCAAAGCCATCCGGGCGACCCTCCAGGAGAAGTACGGCGACGAGGTCGCTTCGTCCGTCCGGGTGCTCTACGGGGGGTCGGTGAAGTCGGGCAACATCAGCGAGCTGGTGGGCTGCGAGAACATCGACGGTGCCCTGGTCGGCGGAGCGAGCCTCGACGGCGAGGAGTTCACGAAACTCTGCGCACTCGCCGCGGGCGGGCCGCTGCCCTGA
- a CDS encoding sensor histidine kinase codes for MSTEGLSIPGISIASSGPSAAERVRKRGLSVFGSLPRPAVVTFAIEAAAVILAVLDVWLVIPEKAQPYSIWLSGAACLAVVFRRKFPFLAVLVAVPGFLAGWAQLASMITLGMLATRRQLHWQVWVGAALVWICRFVQWPLEDFAELSWREHILDGIYGVLVAGMPIAIGLLIGARAEVANKLAELATSRDRERRFHADAVRAEERARLAREMHDVVSHQITLIAMQAGALQAQTTDDRAQETAQVIRTLSKRTLEELRSLLSVLRAGADDDGPRPGINDLDRLIRTSEVPVHLSVEHLPEALPNQVSAAAYRTVQECLTNVHKHAPGATATIRIQGEHGALKIEVRNDRASRPGESLPSGGHGLTGLAERARLLGGSFETSKSKDGGFRVRARYPLDR; via the coding sequence ATGAGTACAGAGGGACTCTCGATTCCAGGCATCTCGATCGCGAGCTCGGGGCCGTCGGCCGCCGAGCGGGTTCGGAAGCGGGGGCTGAGCGTGTTCGGCTCGCTACCCCGGCCCGCCGTGGTCACGTTCGCCATCGAGGCGGCCGCGGTCATCCTGGCGGTGCTCGACGTCTGGCTGGTGATCCCCGAGAAGGCCCAGCCGTATTCGATCTGGCTCTCCGGCGCCGCCTGCCTCGCGGTGGTGTTCCGGCGGAAGTTCCCCTTCCTCGCGGTGCTCGTCGCGGTCCCCGGCTTCCTGGCCGGCTGGGCGCAGCTCGCCTCGATGATCACGCTCGGCATGCTCGCCACCCGCCGCCAGCTGCACTGGCAGGTCTGGGTCGGCGCGGCGCTGGTGTGGATCTGCCGCTTCGTGCAGTGGCCCCTGGAGGACTTCGCCGAGCTCAGCTGGCGTGAGCACATCCTCGACGGCATCTACGGCGTCCTCGTCGCCGGCATGCCGATCGCAATCGGCCTCCTCATCGGGGCGCGGGCCGAGGTCGCGAACAAGCTCGCCGAGCTGGCCACGAGCCGCGACCGCGAGCGCCGCTTCCACGCCGACGCCGTCCGCGCCGAAGAGCGCGCCCGGCTGGCCCGCGAGATGCACGACGTGGTGTCCCACCAGATCACGCTGATCGCGATGCAGGCCGGCGCGCTGCAGGCCCAGACGACGGACGACCGGGCGCAGGAGACCGCGCAGGTCATCCGGACGCTGTCGAAGCGGACGCTCGAGGAACTGCGTTCGCTGCTGAGCGTGCTGCGCGCGGGCGCCGACGACGACGGCCCGCGTCCCGGGATCAACGACCTCGACCGGCTGATCCGGACCTCGGAGGTCCCGGTGCACCTGTCCGTGGAGCACCTCCCGGAGGCCCTCCCCAACCAGGTCTCGGCGGCGGCGTACCGGACGGTCCAGGAGTGCCTGACGAACGTCCACAAGCACGCCCCGGGCGCGACGGCGACCATCCGCATCCAGGGTGAGCACGGCGCGCTCAAGATCGAGGTCCGCAACGACCGCGCGAGCCGGCCGGGCGAATCCCTCCCCTCGGGCGGCCACGGGCTGACCGGCCTGGCGGAGCGGGCACGCCTGCTGGGCGGCAGTTTCGAGACGTCGAAGTCGAAGGACGGCGGCTTCCGGGTGCGGGCCCGGTACCCGCTGGACCGCTGA